The Drosophila biarmipes strain raj3 chromosome 2L, RU_DBia_V1.1, whole genome shotgun sequence genome has a window encoding:
- the LOC108036739 gene encoding succinate dehydrogenase assembly factor 4, mitochondrial: protein MQSMARQAARALPQMGKQVSCLSTSGAWRTAAGGGDMVVEIKEPKTRTEKLMAFQKKLRAKTPLGKLDEFSRHPYQEKEPLKPWPNQTNPYTGEIGGPAGPEPTRYGDWERKGRVSDF, encoded by the exons ATGCAATCCATGGCCAGACAAGCGGCGCGAGCCCTTCCCCAGATGGGCAAACAAG TGAGCTGTCTTTCGACGAGCGGGGCCTGGAGGACGGCCGCCGGGGGCGGCGATATGGTGGTGGAGATCAAGGAGCCAAAGACCCGAACCGAGAAGCTGATGGCCTTCCAGAAGAAGCTGCGCGCCAAGACGCCGCTGGGCAAGCTGGACGAGTTCTCGCGCCACCCCTACCAGGAGAAGGAGCCCCTCAAGCCCTGGCCCAACCAGACGAACCCCTACACGGGCGAGATCGGCGGACCCGCCGGACCGGAGCCCACCCGGTACGGCGACTGGGAGCGCAAGGGCCGCGTCTCCGACTTCTAG